The Mesorhizobium loti genome includes a region encoding these proteins:
- a CDS encoding purine-nucleoside phosphorylase, producing MTPHNEADKDDYADTVLLPGDPQRAQWMAQTFLEAPRCINRRRGALGFTGLFGGKPVSIQATGIGVSSFLIYAHELLEHFGARTLIRTGTCGSLTATAKLRSLVISQSAQAESAQSGQVFGLYGAAGPDPALLACALAKAAELGIDHHAGLTVCSDIFYHPDGRGRFADAQAAGALAVDMETSALYRISEHFGARALSMCVVVDNIETGELTDYSERQALFTDMSRLALAVAVEAG from the coding sequence GTGACGCCACACAATGAAGCGGACAAGGACGACTACGCCGACACAGTGTTGTTGCCGGGTGATCCGCAGCGCGCCCAGTGGATGGCGCAAACGTTTCTGGAGGCGCCGCGCTGCATCAATCGCCGACGCGGCGCGCTTGGCTTCACCGGGCTGTTTGGCGGCAAACCCGTCAGCATTCAGGCGACGGGCATCGGCGTTTCATCGTTTCTGATCTATGCGCATGAATTGCTGGAGCATTTTGGTGCGCGAACATTGATCCGCACCGGCACCTGCGGCAGCCTGACCGCCACGGCAAAACTGCGCAGCCTTGTCATCTCGCAATCGGCACAGGCGGAGAGCGCCCAGAGCGGTCAGGTTTTCGGCCTTTATGGAGCCGCCGGCCCGGATCCGGCGCTTCTCGCCTGCGCGCTGGCCAAGGCAGCAGAGCTTGGCATCGACCATCATGCCGGCCTGACGGTTTGCAGCGACATCTTCTATCACCCTGACGGACGCGGCCGCTTTGCCGACGCGCAGGCGGCCGGAGCTCTGGCCGTGGATATGGAGACCAGCGCACTCTATCGCATATCAGAGCATTTCGGGGCTCGTGCGCTGTCGATGTGTGTCGTGGTCGACAACATCGAGACCGGTGAACTGACCGATTATTCCGAGCGCCAGGCGCTTTTCACCGACATGAGCCGTCTGGCGCTCGCTGTCGCTGTGGAAGCGGGCTAG
- a CDS encoding ribbon-helix-helix domain-containing protein codes for MCRVFAGQDPEGYRQINRSIRIDGHSTSIQLEATFWALLDEIAENQGLTTPKFISKLYDEAIEINGAIPNFASMLRTTCALYLRGHRPGMDEQMVPKREAA; via the coding sequence ATGTGCAGGGTTTTTGCGGGCCAGGATCCCGAAGGCTATCGCCAGATCAACCGGTCGATTCGCATCGACGGCCACTCGACCAGCATCCAGCTTGAAGCGACATTCTGGGCTTTGCTGGACGAAATCGCCGAAAACCAGGGTTTGACGACGCCAAAATTCATCTCGAAACTTTACGACGAAGCCATCGAGATCAACGGCGCCATTCCAAACTTTGCGTCGATGCTGCGCACCACCTGCGCACTCTACCTGCGCGGCCACCGGCCGGGGATGGATGAGCAGATGGTGCCGAAGCGCGAAGCCGCCTAG
- a CDS encoding lactoylglutathione lyase, with protein MAKAIHSMIRVLDEARSVDFYRNAFGLDIADRLDFETFTLIYLSNAETGFELELTVNKDRQGPYGLGDGYGHLAVSVVDLDSEHDRLGALGLSPKKIVEFNRDGSLIARFFFIEDPDGYKIEVLQRAGRFQ; from the coding sequence TTGGCAAAGGCGATCCATTCCATGATCCGGGTTCTCGATGAGGCCCGATCCGTCGATTTCTACAGAAATGCCTTCGGGCTCGATATCGCCGATAGGCTGGACTTCGAGACATTCACGCTCATTTACCTCAGCAATGCCGAAACCGGATTCGAACTCGAACTGACCGTGAACAAGGATCGGCAGGGACCTTACGGGCTCGGCGATGGCTACGGCCACCTTGCGGTCTCGGTCGTCGATCTCGACAGCGAACATGACCGTCTCGGCGCGCTCGGCCTCAGCCCGAAGAAGATCGTCGAGTTCAACCGCGACGGGTCGCTGATCGCTCGCTTTTTCTTCATCGAGGATCCGGACGGCTACAAGATCGAGGTTCTGCAACGCGCAGGTCGCTTCCAATAG
- a CDS encoding gluconate 2-dehydrogenase subunit 3 family protein, with the protein MVTIYDAKPGLSRRELLKRGGIGALLVISGSAVISPEHAWGLETSTLKPETMATLIQMARDIYPHDQVPDKYYAIAVKGHDEQAGKDAAYKATIEDGIADLDKKSGDGGYRGLGWEDQRVGVLKQIEATPFFQAIRGGLVVSLYNQKEVWPIFGYEGESYSKGGYIARGFDDIEWL; encoded by the coding sequence ATGGTCACGATCTATGACGCGAAGCCCGGGCTTTCACGTCGCGAGCTTCTCAAACGTGGTGGCATCGGCGCGCTGCTCGTCATCTCCGGCAGCGCCGTCATCAGCCCCGAACATGCCTGGGGGCTCGAGACATCGACGCTCAAGCCCGAAACCATGGCGACGCTGATCCAGATGGCGCGCGACATCTATCCGCACGATCAGGTTCCCGACAAATATTACGCCATTGCCGTGAAAGGCCATGACGAGCAGGCCGGCAAGGACGCCGCCTACAAGGCGACGATCGAAGACGGCATCGCCGACCTCGACAAGAAGTCCGGTGACGGCGGCTACCGCGGCCTCGGCTGGGAGGACCAGCGCGTCGGCGTGCTGAAGCAGATCGAGGCGACGCCGTTCTTCCAGGCCATCCGTGGTGGCCTCGTCGTCAGCCTCTACAACCAGAAAGAGGTGTGGCCGATCTTCGGCTACGAGGGCGAGTCCTACTCCAAGGGCGGCTACATCGCGCGCGGTTTCGACGACATCGAGTGGCTCTGA
- a CDS encoding GMC family oxidoreductase: MAASFDLNNDGVVVIIGSGAGGGTLGNELAQKGVDVVILEAGARHEYEDFINDEWGSFAQLAWTDKRTTSGDWRVAKDFPNLPAWIVKSVGGSTTHWAGASLRFQEHEFKTLSTYGKLEGANLLDWPITLAEMEPYYAKAEAKLGVTGTNDWPRLPGNNNFKVLKAGADKLGYKECHTGNMAINSVERDDRNSCQQTGFCFQGCKWGAKWSTLYTEIPKGEATGHLEVRPNAMAIKINHDASGKVTGVVYADKDGKLQEQKARIVAVAGNSIESPRLLLNSASGKFPNGLANSSGQVGKNYMRHTTGSVYAIFEKPVHMYRGTTMAGIIRDEARHDPSRGFVGGYEFETLSLGLPFMAAFLDPGAWGRSFTTALDHYDHMAGLWIVGEDMPRAENRIALHVDEKDAHGMPIADVHFDDHPNDTAMRNHAYKQATALYDAVGATRTFPTPPYPSTHNLGTNRMSEKAEDGVVNKHGQAHDIKNLFVSDGSQFTTGAAENPTLTIVSLAIRQADYIAAQMSAKTI, encoded by the coding sequence ATGGCAGCTTCATTTGATCTGAACAACGACGGCGTGGTCGTCATCATCGGCTCGGGCGCCGGCGGCGGCACGCTCGGAAACGAACTCGCCCAGAAGGGTGTCGACGTCGTCATCCTGGAAGCCGGCGCGCGCCACGAATATGAGGATTTCATCAATGACGAGTGGGGCTCGTTCGCCCAGCTCGCCTGGACGGACAAGCGCACCACCTCCGGCGACTGGCGTGTGGCCAAGGATTTTCCGAACCTGCCGGCCTGGATCGTCAAGTCGGTCGGCGGTTCCACCACGCATTGGGCGGGAGCCTCGCTGCGCTTCCAGGAGCACGAGTTCAAGACGCTGTCGACCTATGGCAAACTGGAAGGCGCCAACCTGCTCGACTGGCCGATCACGCTGGCCGAGATGGAGCCTTATTACGCCAAGGCCGAAGCCAAGCTGGGCGTCACCGGCACCAATGACTGGCCGCGGCTGCCGGGCAACAACAATTTCAAGGTGTTGAAGGCCGGCGCCGACAAGCTCGGCTACAAGGAATGCCACACCGGCAACATGGCGATCAATTCGGTCGAGCGCGACGATCGTAATTCCTGCCAGCAGACCGGCTTCTGCTTCCAGGGCTGCAAATGGGGCGCCAAATGGTCGACGCTCTACACCGAGATCCCCAAGGGCGAGGCGACAGGCCATCTCGAAGTCAGGCCGAACGCCATGGCGATCAAGATCAACCATGACGCCAGCGGAAAGGTGACGGGCGTCGTCTATGCCGACAAGGACGGCAAGCTGCAGGAGCAGAAGGCCCGCATCGTCGCCGTTGCCGGCAACTCGATCGAGAGCCCGCGGCTGCTGCTCAATTCAGCGTCGGGCAAATTCCCCAATGGTCTAGCCAACTCGTCGGGGCAGGTGGGAAAGAACTACATGCGCCACACCACCGGCTCGGTCTACGCCATCTTCGAAAAGCCGGTGCACATGTATCGCGGCACCACCATGGCCGGCATCATCCGCGACGAGGCGCGCCATGATCCGTCACGCGGGTTCGTCGGCGGCTACGAGTTCGAGACGCTGTCACTCGGCCTGCCGTTCATGGCGGCCTTCCTCGATCCCGGCGCCTGGGGCCGCTCGTTCACCACCGCACTCGACCACTACGACCACATGGCCGGCCTGTGGATCGTCGGCGAGGACATGCCGCGCGCGGAGAACCGCATCGCGCTGCATGTCGACGAGAAGGACGCGCACGGCATGCCGATCGCCGACGTGCATTTCGACGACCATCCGAACGACACGGCGATGCGCAACCACGCCTACAAGCAGGCCACGGCACTGTACGATGCGGTTGGCGCCACGCGCACCTTCCCGACGCCGCCCTATCCGTCGACCCACAATCTCGGCACCAACCGGATGAGCGAGAAGGCGGAAGACGGCGTCGTCAACAAGCACGGCCAGGCGCACGACATCAAGAACCTGTTCGTGTCGGATGGCAGCCAGTTCACGACCGGTGCGGCGGAAAATCCGACCCTGACGATCGTGTCGCTGGCGATCCGCCAGGCCGACTACATCGCCGCGCAGATGTCGGCCAAGACGATCTGA
- a CDS encoding PhoX family phosphatase, with the protein MANSPSSSSPVIRDVIAERVSRRDLLKGSLASGALIAGGSFVGSLFAGETHAAAALSTLGFPELKRVYDKTHAAAEGYETTIVARWGDPIVAGLPDFDGSKVVADEQEKRFGYNCDYIAFLPLPKGTVNSDHGLLCVNNEYISPNVMFPGMTEDDAGKTMSKEQVDLGMAAMGHSIVEVLLKDGKWAIVEDSPLNRRITANTEMTVSGPVAGHALMKTSADATGTKVLGTSYNCSGGFTPWGTVLTCEEGVSDLFGGDPKKAPAADILDRYGFDGSDIYGRGRFHDRFNIDKEPNEPNRFDWVVEIDPYDPASKPVKRTALGRMSHEASTVVLNKDGRVVVYMGDDDYFEYMYRFVSNKAYDPAKPASGNGLLDDGVLSVARYDADGSMTWLPLVHGQGKLTAENGFADQAEVLLKTRLAADALGATPMDRPEDIETNPVTGRVYAVMTKNKKRDQSKVNPANTRPENLWGHIVELIPPGGRGADADHTADKYAWDLFVLCGNPKDAKVGATFHPDTSDNGWFVCPDNITFDPAGRLWVATDGANDFDLPDGVYGVDTEGPARGLPKLLFTCPHGAEATGPCFTPDGTTLFLSVQHPAEDAEMLDKVQTLWPDFRDGQLPRPSVVAIRRKDGQPVGA; encoded by the coding sequence ATGGCCAATTCCCCGTCTTCATCTTCCCCTGTCATTCGCGACGTCATCGCCGAGCGTGTCTCGCGCCGGGATCTCCTGAAAGGCAGCCTTGCATCCGGTGCGCTGATTGCCGGCGGCAGCTTCGTCGGTTCATTGTTTGCCGGCGAAACCCATGCCGCGGCAGCGCTTTCCACGCTCGGCTTTCCCGAACTGAAGCGCGTCTACGATAAGACCCACGCCGCCGCCGAGGGCTATGAGACCACGATCGTCGCACGCTGGGGCGACCCGATCGTCGCCGGCCTTCCGGATTTCGACGGCAGCAAGGTCGTCGCCGACGAGCAGGAAAAGCGTTTCGGCTACAATTGCGACTACATCGCCTTCCTGCCACTGCCGAAAGGCACGGTGAATTCCGACCACGGCCTGCTTTGCGTCAACAACGAGTACATTTCGCCCAATGTCATGTTTCCCGGCATGACCGAGGACGACGCCGGCAAGACGATGAGCAAGGAACAGGTCGACCTCGGCATGGCCGCCATGGGTCATTCGATCGTCGAAGTGCTGCTGAAGGACGGCAAATGGGCAATCGTCGAGGACAGCCCGCTCAACCGCCGCATCACGGCAAACACCGAAATGACCGTTTCCGGCCCCGTTGCCGGCCACGCACTGATGAAGACATCTGCCGACGCGACCGGCACGAAGGTGCTCGGCACCAGCTACAATTGCAGCGGCGGCTTCACCCCTTGGGGCACGGTGCTGACCTGCGAGGAAGGCGTTTCCGACCTGTTCGGCGGCGACCCGAAGAAGGCGCCGGCCGCTGACATTCTTGACCGCTATGGCTTCGACGGTTCCGACATCTATGGCCGCGGTCGCTTTCATGACCGCTTCAACATCGACAAGGAGCCGAATGAACCAAACCGCTTCGACTGGGTGGTCGAGATCGACCCCTACGATCCGGCTTCGAAGCCGGTGAAGCGCACGGCGCTTGGTCGCATGTCGCACGAAGCATCCACGGTCGTCCTCAACAAGGATGGCCGGGTCGTGGTCTATATGGGTGACGACGACTATTTCGAATACATGTACCGCTTCGTCTCGAACAAGGCCTACGATCCAGCCAAACCAGCCTCCGGCAACGGCCTGCTGGATGACGGCGTGCTGTCGGTCGCCCGTTACGATGCCGATGGCTCCATGACCTGGCTGCCGCTGGTTCACGGCCAGGGCAAGCTCACCGCAGAAAACGGCTTTGCCGACCAGGCGGAAGTGCTGCTGAAGACACGGCTGGCGGCGGACGCACTGGGCGCCACGCCGATGGACCGCCCCGAGGACATCGAGACCAATCCGGTGACCGGCCGCGTCTACGCGGTTATGACCAAGAACAAGAAGCGCGACCAGTCGAAGGTCAATCCGGCCAACACGCGTCCGGAAAACCTCTGGGGCCACATTGTCGAGCTGATCCCGCCCGGCGGCCGCGGCGCAGACGCCGACCACACGGCCGACAAATATGCCTGGGACCTGTTCGTGCTGTGCGGCAACCCGAAGGACGCCAAAGTCGGCGCCACCTTCCACCCGGACACATCGGACAATGGCTGGTTCGTCTGCCCCGACAACATCACCTTCGATCCGGCCGGCCGGCTCTGGGTGGCGACCGACGGCGCCAATGATTTCGACCTGCCGGACGGCGTCTATGGCGTCGACACCGAAGGCCCGGCGCGTGGCCTGCCGAAACTGCTGTTCACCTGCCCGCATGGCGCGGAGGCCACCGGCCCCTGTTTCACGCCGGACGGCACGACCTTGTTCCTGTCGGTCCAGCACCCGGCCGAAGACGCCGAGATGCTCGACAAGGTACAAACGCTGTGGCCCGACTTCAGGGATGGCCAGTTGCCTCGCCCGTCCGTGGTCGCCATCCGCCGCAAGGACGGGCAGCCGGTCGGCGCCTAG
- the urtA gene encoding urea ABC transporter substrate-binding protein, which translates to MRGNFSTITKMFSASVVAAGLLMAAPARAADDTIKVGILHSLSGTMAISETTLKDAMLMLIDEQNAKGGLLGKKLEAVVVDPASNWPLFAEKARELISKDKVAAVFGCWTSVSRKSVLPVFSELDNILFYPVQYEGEESERNVFYTGAAPNQQAIPAVDYLMSEDGGSVKRWVLEGTDYVYPRTTNKILEAYLKAKGVAAEDIMVNYTPFGFSDWQTEVSAIKKFGSAGKKTAVVSTVNGDANVPFYKELGNQGIKAEDIPVMAFSVGEEELAGLDTAPLVGHLAAWNYFESIDTPENKKFIADWHKFIKNDKRTTNDPMEAHYIGFNMWVKAVEKAGTTDPDKVIDAMIGVSVPNLTGGYSTMMPNHHITKPVLIGEIQADGQFETVSRTPGLVMGDEWSDYLPDSKDLISDWRAPLSCGNFNVATGKCGGKGTN; encoded by the coding sequence ATGAGGGGTAATTTCTCGACCATAACAAAAATGTTTTCGGCGAGCGTGGTTGCCGCCGGCCTGTTGATGGCCGCTCCGGCCAGGGCGGCCGACGATACGATCAAGGTCGGCATTCTCCATTCGCTGTCGGGGACTATGGCGATTTCGGAGACGACGCTGAAGGACGCCATGCTGATGCTCATCGACGAGCAGAACGCCAAAGGCGGCCTGCTCGGCAAGAAGCTCGAGGCGGTCGTCGTCGATCCTGCTTCCAACTGGCCACTGTTTGCCGAAAAGGCGCGCGAGTTGATCTCCAAGGACAAGGTCGCGGCGGTGTTCGGCTGCTGGACCTCGGTGTCGCGCAAGTCGGTGCTGCCGGTGTTCTCCGAGCTCGACAACATCCTGTTCTATCCCGTCCAGTATGAGGGCGAGGAGAGCGAGCGCAACGTGTTCTACACGGGTGCGGCGCCGAACCAGCAGGCCATCCCGGCGGTCGACTACCTGATGAGCGAGGATGGCGGTTCGGTGAAGCGCTGGGTGCTCGAAGGCACCGACTACGTCTATCCGCGCACCACCAACAAGATCCTCGAGGCCTATCTGAAGGCCAAGGGCGTCGCGGCGGAAGACATCATGGTCAATTACACGCCGTTCGGCTTCTCCGACTGGCAGACCGAAGTGTCCGCGATCAAGAAGTTCGGTTCGGCCGGCAAGAAGACCGCCGTCGTCTCGACCGTCAACGGCGACGCCAACGTGCCGTTCTACAAGGAACTCGGCAACCAGGGCATCAAGGCCGAGGACATTCCGGTCATGGCCTTCTCGGTTGGCGAGGAAGAGCTTGCCGGTCTCGACACCGCGCCGCTGGTCGGCCATCTCGCCGCCTGGAACTACTTTGAGAGCATCGACACGCCCGAGAACAAGAAGTTCATCGCCGACTGGCACAAGTTCATCAAGAACGACAAGCGCACCACCAACGACCCGATGGAAGCCCACTATATCGGCTTCAACATGTGGGTGAAGGCGGTCGAAAAGGCCGGCACCACCGATCCGGACAAGGTCATCGACGCCATGATCGGTGTGTCGGTGCCGAACCTGACCGGCGGCTATTCGACGATGATGCCGAACCACCACATCACCAAGCCGGTGCTGATCGGTGAAATCCAGGCCGACGGCCAGTTCGAAACCGTGTCGCGGACGCCGGGTCTGGTGATGGGCGACGAATGGTCCGACTATTTGCCGGATTCCAAGGACCTGATCTCCGATTGGCGTGCGCCTCTGTCGTGCGGCAACTTCAACGTTGCCACCGGCAAGTGCGGCGGCAAGGGAACGAACTGA
- the urtB gene encoding urea ABC transporter permease subunit UrtB — translation MTFIRAGLTLLFLLATLSSSGAGEADLRGIIAKFATAKGFSEIGAVVHELAATGDPAVERPLAALADGNLYVRKADSLVFTGKEAGESVQLSDPLSGEASGEAAKDDITKIKVNNTLRRVIRDALGTLTLGAKDPAVRIAAADTMFKTPDAANIGPLDAAIANETVASVKALLEQARAASVLVSDRPDADKLAAIALIGARGDRDAVSLLTSVEANSTDAVKEAATAAIANINSTLAFWDAGQNIWYGISLGSVLLLAAIGLAITFGVMGVINMAHGEMVMLGAYTTFVVQQVIRTSFPDLFDWSLVIALPLAFLVSALVGLIIERGVIRFLYGRPLETLLATWGVSLILQQAVRSIFGPTNQEVGNPSWMSGSFNIGQLAITWNRLWILVFALTVFAVLLYVMKRTPWGLQMRAVTANRRMAASMGIKTPWVDALTFALGSGIAGIAGVALSQIDNVSPNLGRGYIIDSFMVVVFGGVGNLWGTLVGAFSLGIVNKFLEPYAGAVLGKIVVLVLIILFIQKRPRGLFALKGRAVEA, via the coding sequence ATGACCTTTATCCGCGCAGGCTTGACGCTGCTGTTCCTGCTGGCGACGCTGTCGTCATCGGGCGCTGGCGAAGCCGATCTGCGCGGCATCATCGCCAAATTCGCGACGGCCAAGGGTTTTTCGGAGATCGGAGCCGTCGTCCATGAACTGGCGGCTACAGGCGATCCGGCGGTGGAACGGCCGCTTGCGGCGCTCGCCGACGGCAACCTCTATGTCCGCAAGGCCGATTCCCTGGTGTTTACCGGCAAGGAAGCGGGCGAGAGCGTTCAGCTCTCCGACCCGTTGAGCGGCGAGGCCTCGGGCGAGGCGGCCAAGGACGACATCACCAAGATCAAGGTCAACAACACGCTGCGTCGCGTCATCCGCGACGCGTTGGGCACGCTGACGCTTGGCGCCAAGGACCCGGCGGTGCGCATTGCCGCCGCCGACACCATGTTCAAGACACCCGATGCCGCAAACATCGGACCGCTCGACGCGGCCATTGCCAACGAGACCGTGGCCAGCGTCAAGGCGCTGCTCGAACAGGCCCGTGCCGCCTCCGTACTGGTTTCCGACCGCCCGGATGCCGACAAGCTGGCTGCCATCGCGCTGATCGGTGCGCGCGGCGACCGCGATGCGGTTTCGCTGCTCACGTCTGTCGAGGCGAATTCCACTGACGCGGTCAAGGAAGCTGCCACGGCCGCGATCGCCAACATCAATTCGACACTGGCCTTCTGGGATGCCGGGCAGAACATCTGGTACGGCATTTCGTTGGGCTCGGTGCTGTTGCTGGCGGCGATCGGCCTTGCCATCACCTTCGGCGTCATGGGCGTCATCAACATGGCGCATGGCGAGATGGTCATGCTGGGCGCCTACACGACCTTCGTCGTCCAGCAAGTGATCCGCACGTCCTTTCCCGACCTGTTCGACTGGTCGCTGGTCATCGCGCTGCCGCTGGCTTTCCTCGTCTCGGCTCTGGTTGGCCTGATCATCGAGCGCGGCGTCATCCGCTTCCTCTACGGGCGGCCGCTGGAAACTCTGCTGGCGACATGGGGCGTTTCGCTGATCCTGCAGCAAGCAGTGCGCTCGATCTTCGGGCCGACCAACCAGGAGGTCGGCAACCCCTCCTGGATGTCGGGCTCGTTCAATATCGGGCAACTGGCGATCACCTGGAACCGGCTGTGGATCCTGGTTTTCGCGCTTACCGTGTTCGCGGTGCTGCTCTATGTGATGAAGCGCACGCCCTGGGGCCTGCAGATGCGCGCCGTCACCGCCAACCGGCGCATGGCGGCTTCCATGGGCATCAAAACGCCATGGGTCGACGCGCTGACCTTCGCGCTTGGCTCTGGCATTGCCGGCATTGCCGGCGTCGCGCTCAGCCAGATCGACAATGTCTCGCCCAATCTCGGCCGCGGCTACATCATCGACAGTTTCATGGTCGTCGTCTTCGGCGGTGTCGGCAATCTGTGGGGCACGCTGGTCGGCGCGTTCTCGCTCGGCATCGTCAACAAGTTCCTCGAGCCCTATGCCGGCGCGGTGCTCGGCAAGATCGTCGTGCTGGTGCTGATCATCCTGTTCATCCAGAAGCGCCCGCGCGGCCTGTTCGCGCTCAAGGGCAGGGCGGTGGAAGCATGA
- the urtC gene encoding urea ABC transporter permease subunit UrtC codes for MITGRFFAAGADRRIAITIFILLAVAVIVPLLNLAVSPTSAFYVPSYIVALTGKYLCYALLALALDLVWGYCGILSLGHGAFFALGGYAMGMYLMRQIGSRGVYGNPILPDFMVFLNYKELPWFWTGFDHFWFAAIMVLAVPGLLAFVFGWFAFRSRVTGVYLSIITQAMTYALLLAFFRNDMGFGGNNGLTDFKDILGFNVQADATRSALFAASAVMLALAVFVTWAIVGSKYGKLLMAVRDAESRTRFLGWRAENVKLFAFTVSAVMAGIAGALYVPQVGIINPGEFEPANSIEVVVWAAVGGRGTIVGPIIGALLVNAGKSWFTGVLPEFWLFALGGLFVAVTLLLPKGIIGMWDSWRGNARALRAASIAEETGTDADVPPPAKIVRSAATKPGDWSASSPEPQPAE; via the coding sequence ATGATCACGGGACGCTTCTTCGCCGCCGGCGCGGACCGCCGCATCGCCATCACGATCTTCATCCTGCTGGCGGTGGCCGTCATCGTGCCGCTGCTGAACCTGGCTGTTTCGCCGACCAGCGCGTTCTACGTACCATCCTACATCGTCGCGCTGACCGGCAAATATCTCTGCTATGCGCTGCTCGCCTTGGCGCTCGATCTCGTCTGGGGCTATTGCGGCATTCTCTCGCTCGGGCACGGCGCCTTCTTCGCGCTCGGCGGCTATGCGATGGGCATGTATCTGATGCGCCAGATCGGCTCGCGCGGCGTCTATGGCAACCCCATCCTGCCCGACTTCATGGTGTTCCTGAACTACAAGGAACTGCCGTGGTTCTGGACCGGTTTCGACCATTTCTGGTTTGCGGCGATCATGGTGCTGGCGGTGCCTGGGCTGCTCGCTTTCGTCTTCGGCTGGTTCGCCTTCCGCAGCCGCGTGACCGGCGTCTATCTTTCGATCATCACCCAGGCGATGACCTATGCGCTGTTGCTTGCCTTTTTCCGCAACGACATGGGTTTCGGTGGCAACAACGGCCTGACCGATTTCAAGGACATTCTTGGCTTCAACGTGCAGGCCGACGCGACGCGTTCGGCGCTGTTCGCGGCCAGCGCCGTGATGCTCGCGCTCGCCGTCTTCGTCACCTGGGCCATCGTCGGCTCGAAATACGGCAAGCTGTTGATGGCGGTGCGCGATGCCGAGAGCCGCACGCGCTTCCTTGGCTGGCGGGCGGAGAATGTAAAACTGTTCGCCTTCACCGTCTCGGCCGTCATGGCCGGCATTGCCGGCGCGCTCTACGTGCCGCAGGTCGGCATCATCAACCCCGGCGAGTTCGAGCCGGCCAATTCGATCGAGGTCGTCGTGTGGGCCGCCGTCGGCGGACGCGGCACCATTGTCGGGCCGATCATCGGTGCGCTGCTGGTCAATGCCGGCAAATCCTGGTTCACCGGCGTGCTGCCGGAATTCTGGCTGTTTGCCTTGGGTGGGCTGTTCGTCGCCGTCACGCTTCTGCTGCCCAAGGGCATCATCGGCATGTGGGATTCCTGGCGCGGCAACGCCAGGGCGTTGCGGGCAGCCTCGATTGCCGAGGAAACCGGCACCGATGCCGACGTCCCGCCGCCGGCGAAAATCGTTCGCAGCGCGGCGACAAAGCCCGGCGACTGGTCCGCATCCAGCCCCGAACCGCAGCCGGCGGAGTGA
- the urtD gene encoding urea ABC transporter ATP-binding protein UrtD — MSKSNTILYLDGVSVSFDGFRAINSLSLVLDKGEMRAIIGPNGAGKTTMMDIVTGKTRPDEGEVFFDGHVDLTKHDEAEIAMMGIGRKFQKPTVFESHTIEENLMLALKGPRSIFPALFHRRSAAEARQIDDILGIIRLGDKRAELAANLSHGQKQWLEIGMLLAQDPKLLLVDEPVAGMTDAETEETARLLKDIARDHSVIVVEHDMHFVRELGVKVTCLHEGSVLSEGTLDFVSADERVVEVYLGR; from the coding sequence ATGTCAAAGTCGAACACCATCCTCTATCTCGACGGCGTCTCGGTCTCCTTCGATGGCTTTCGCGCCATCAACAGTCTGTCGCTGGTGCTCGACAAGGGTGAGATGCGCGCCATCATCGGCCCCAACGGCGCCGGCAAGACGACGATGATGGACATCGTCACCGGCAAGACGCGGCCCGACGAGGGCGAGGTGTTCTTCGACGGCCATGTCGATCTCACCAAGCATGACGAGGCCGAGATCGCCATGATGGGCATCGGCCGCAAGTTCCAGAAGCCGACCGTGTTCGAAAGCCACACGATCGAGGAAAACCTGATGCTGGCGCTGAAGGGGCCGCGCTCGATCTTCCCGGCGCTGTTTCATCGCCGCTCGGCCGCCGAGGCGCGGCAGATCGACGACATCCTCGGCATCATCCGGCTTGGCGACAAACGTGCCGAATTGGCGGCCAATCTCAGCCATGGACAAAAGCAGTGGCTCGAGATCGGCATGCTCTTGGCGCAGGATCCGAAGCTGCTTCTGGTCGACGAACCGGTCGCAGGCATGACCGACGCAGAGACCGAGGAAACAGCACGGCTGCTCAAGGATATCGCGCGCGACCATTCGGTCATCGTCGTCGAGCACGACATGCATTTCGTGCGCGAGCTCGGCGTCAAGGTCACCTGCCTCCATGAGGGCTCGGTGCTTAGCGAAGGCACACTTGATTTCGTATCGGCCGACGAGCGCGTCGTCGAAGTCTATCTGGGGAGATGA